From a single Lolium rigidum isolate FL_2022 chromosome 7, APGP_CSIRO_Lrig_0.1, whole genome shotgun sequence genomic region:
- the LOC124670775 gene encoding LOW QUALITY PROTEIN: WD repeat-containing protein 74 (The sequence of the model RefSeq protein was modified relative to this genomic sequence to represent the inferred CDS: deleted 1 base in 1 codon), translated as MPRITSVESPGCPPLRAITTDILGLVKVVEARARPAGVAKVVETWGEPDASRAILVASLADRAVDPVLALARKNGVVELLNPLNGDSLAVVKPSGQEQTDGAVENDPIVALHLFKKHAPDLSTLGTFLACTEKGKATVRSVAKENTASASDVGPSSTWNVCSTGKLQFSSLDAGENYAMFGGNGMEVNLWDITSCSKIWSAKSPRGNSLGIFTKPWFTAGTFLCKDDHRKIVACTNNHQVRLYDTSSQRRPVISVDFRESPIKAVAEDPDGHTVYIGTGTGDLASFDMRTGKLVGCYVGKCSGSIRSIVRHPELPLIASCGLDSYLRIWDTNTRQPLSAVYLKQHLTAVVIDSHFSTEESEETKSKQPDPSMVAEAAIRREKKKKKNIYVEEDAEGTQVVDGDNNDGETVRKEKKKKKKMVAEDDEGIRIACPDDADAEAVKKEKKKKKSRRVAEEEEGTQLADPDDSDAEMHTTKRIKSGEKSKGTKKKSKKQQVA; from the exons ATGCCGCGGATCACCTCCGTGGAGAGCCCCGGCTGCCCGCCGCTgcgcgccatcaccaccgacatcCTCGGCCTCGTCAAAG TCGTTGAGGCCCGCGCTAGGCCGGCGGGCGTCGCCAAGGTCGTCGAGACGTGGGGCGAGCCCGACGCCTCCAGGGCCATCCTCGTCGCCTCCCTCGCCGACCGCGCCGTCGACCCC GTATTAGCTCTGGCAAGGAAGAACGGTGTG GTTGAGCTGCTAAATCCCCTGAATGGGGATTCTCTCGCTGTTGTCAAGCCCTCTGGGCAAGAGCAAACCGACGGAGCTGTGGAAAATGATCCCATAGTCGCACTTCACCTATTCAAAAAACACGCGCCAGACCTGTCCAC GCTAGGTACATTTCTTGCTTGTACCGAGAAGGGCAAGGCAACTGTGAGATCTGTCGCAAAGGAGAACACGGCGTCCGCCTCGGATGTT GGCCCATCAAGCACATGGAATGTGTGCAGCACCGGTAAATTGCAGTTTTCTTCTCTGGATGCTGGTGAAAACTATGCAATGTTCGGAGG GAATGGTATGGAAGTGAACTTGTGGGATATCACGTCTTGTAGTAAGATATGGTCTGCTAAATCT CCTCGAGGTAACAGCCTTGGTATATTCACCAAACCTTGGTTCACTGCTGGAACTTTCTTGTGCAAGGATGATCACCGTAAAATTGTAGCCTGCACAAATAATCATCAG GTTCGCTTATACGATACTTCTTCACAAAGAAGACCTGTTATTTCAGTTGATTTTAGGGAATCACCCATCAAGGCAGTTGCTGAGGATCCAGATGGACATACTGTCTATATTGGGACAGGAACAGGAGACCTCGCTTCCTTTGACATGAGAACAG GAAAACTAGTCGGATGCTATGTTGGTAAATGCAGTGGCAGTATTAGATCGATAGTTAGGCATCCGGAGCTGCCTCTGATAGCATCATGTG GATTGGACAGCTACTTGCGAATCTGGGATACAAATACAAGACAGCCGCTTTCTGCA GTCTATCTCAAGCAGCACCTCACAGCCGTGGTTATTGATTCACACTTCTCAACTGAAG AATCTGAGGAGACTAAATCCAAGCAGCCAGATCCTTCAATGGTTGCTGAAGCTGCAATCAGaagggaaaagaagaaaaagaagaatatatatgttgaagAAGATGCTGAAGGTACTCAAGTTGTCGATGGTGATAACAATGATGGTGAAACAGTAAGaaaggagaaaaagaagaagaagaaaatggtTGCAGAAGATGATGAAGGAATTCGAATAGCATGCCCTGATGACGCTGATGCTGAAGCAGTcaaaaaggagaagaagaaaaagaaaagtagAAGGGttgcagaggaagaggaagggactCAGTTGGCTGACCCTGATGACAGTGATGCTGAAATGCATACCACAAAGAGAATAAAATCTGGCGAAAAAAGCAAGGgcacgaaaaagaaaagcaagaagCAACAAGTTGCCTA